The Thunnus thynnus chromosome 13, fThuThy2.1, whole genome shotgun sequence genome segment AGCTCATAAGTCCAAGTCCTCCATCAAGCCTCATCTCTAAAATTTACAATTATATggatttttcatttattcaattaGTTGTGTGCAAATTTCCTTTGGAAATGAATAACTACTTATAACTAACTAAGCTCTAAATGAAATAATGGTCTCAGAACTTTGTTGGACCTGTAAATAAAGCATCACCATTTTCTAAATACTAGTTTAATAGCCTGAATACTATTTCGAAGCCTGGCCTACACGGGAATTACGTTTTGAATAAGAAATACAgaatctgttatttatttattgtgttggCCTAACTGCTGAATTTAAATATAGCCTAAAAAAGATTTTAACTGTAGAATGTAAACCAAGTTGCTAAAACCCACAGATTCCCATAAAAACTacagaggacatgacctcagtgttgacaccatgtaaaaaacaaaacaaaaaatagaatcTGCTTATGATTTTGGATTTATTGGCTACTTAACTGAATTGCATCATTGTTAAGgtgttcctgtttttgtgtcCACCCCTTTGACAATGACACATTCAGTATAGCAATGGCTATGTCATATGGGCAATTATTGTTTGGTTTGCCGTGTCATTAGTTTCAAGTGTGCTGTAACGTGTTGTTACTGACAGCTTagtttgtgacatcatcaacctAATTGATGGAACTGAGCAATCAGCTGGCACACCTGGTATTTATTACCTGATGATggttttaaagtcaaactgcCTCCATGCCTTTGTTCTTTTATGGAGTAATTTCACTCTTCTGTGTGCCTAATATCAGTGGATTTCCTGGtttctgtattgatttattctcttttttgatgatatgttgtatttatgGAGCTTCCTGTGTATCTGGACCTTGGACTAACATCTGCAGATCCTTCTTGTTCATGCTTGATGTTTTAGAACTTCTTGGTGTTGTGTTGTGAGTTCAATGATATTCATAATTTGTATACATACAAAACTTAAAGTCATATTATGCAGGAGTTGTGGGTTGTTGTTTGTAAATACaccattcaaagttggcccctcctcctcgGCTCAATGACACCAGAGCGAGCTGAGAGAGCAGCggttgagcgagctagagagtgaatgaagagagcaagCAGTGCTGTTTAGAACAAAGCTGTGAGTcagataaataaacattatttcctgattgtttcatggaggttacgttctaaagcacaaataaacacacccacagcTCTGCACAACTCTGTGGGAAGGTGCCGCATCGCCAGATTCGTTGTGAAttcagagcttcatcctgttcgctgtggcctctctgctctgcgtgtgtgtagctcagccctgccctcgttcaaacagacacacagccctgcagctctttatacatccatgacacagagacagagagcagagtggagcagaggagagagacggagacagtgatgtaacctggttgctaCGCTACGAGTCccaacctcacaccctgcatgctgttattggctgggggctacacacccactgcccaaaggttgacacccATAAGTgtcccgaacacagcaaaataataagaaactAAGCAAATACAGGCAGAAGgcagggtctctgcagatacatataccaccacacacttctaatGTGTCATACGTGATGATTTAGAGgcattatttttgtatgagtctatacattgtttttttaggaaaatcctgcatagtatacctttaacaCACCTCCTCACCAGTCAATCACTGAATCTTAAAAGTATCACAGTTCTTTATTACACACAAGATTATAACAAAAGCAGCTTTGTTATAGCTACATAGCTACTTAGCCAGTACTTTGATTTCTCACTGAGACAATTAGACTTTTGtcatggcagacattttgacttgttaaagtaggaaaagcacagagaCCATTGACATTAAGGGTGCTTCTGTTctgttcaagtgtcccagtCAACCAtgccagtgagccagcatgcttATTAATTccacacctgtgcttttcctgctgtgacgtgtcaaaatatctgctgtgcagtggtggaatgtaactaaatGAATTTACtctagtatttttttttttataagggACTGTACTTGAATACTAtttaattcttttattttatcagagggaaatattatagGTAACACTTTACAATACCTAATTCCCAATTGAAGAAAACCCTGATTAGTTACTATAGAACAGACTGGGAGATACTATATTAGTAAATCAGGTCatgtaatagtaataattaGTTCATAATTATCCGTAAATCGGTCATACTCCCCACTTTCTTCATGTCCTTCCTGATTAACTCTGATCCAGACACTGAGTGACACAAAACAGTACCTATTTACACTACTCATTAATTACTCATTACTTAAACATTAGTATTTTTATGCACCTTCAATTAATCATACATCATACCAGTAGTAGTTACTAAGTAGCCCCTCTACTTCATGATTACATCACCATTATCTCCCCTTACCACCATTACCTACTGTTTGTGTCCCTGTGATGTAGTCTGTAAATTCCAGAGAGCAAGTTGTTATGCTTAATGAAAGGCACCAGATCAAGAGTGTTCCCACTGACTTACTGCGCAAAGTTAAAAGTCAAATTAATAAAAACGTTGGCAAGAGGAGAAGAAGTGGGACAGAAAACATGGATATTAAAATCACCGAAGATTAAAACTCTGTCATATCTGGATACAATTAGAGATAAAGGTTATGAACATCCTTTAATAACATCTGGATTCAATTTAGGAGGTCAAAGAGGTCAGAATCTTAAAAGTGATACAATTGACAAGAAATAATGCTGAAATTCTGTATACTCAAGACGCtgtttagaattttttttcacatatatcAGAAGATATACAAATCTTTTTGAAGTAGTCTAATGTTTCCTCCCCTCCTAGCCTGTGGTTTGGTCACAAAGCAGCACACTGTAGCTGTCAGGAGTCATGAGATCTGCAGGAATTACAGCACATTAACTTGTACTATGTTAGTCAGTGACTCATGGTGTGTGAATGAACATGATGACCATGACCAACATAACATCAGTGCTTTTTCAATCCAACATGAACTGAATAATGATCAGTGTCACCCTGATTCAATGAGCACATTGCATGTACAATGTAAAAGATGTTGCGATGTAAAATAAAATTcctaaaaaatgttttcactttgctCATTTTCAGATTGTGagcaaaaatgtccaaaaatgtcctGTTCTATAAAATTCAATGAATCCAACTCCTACCTCCTGTTTGATGATGTCTTCATCTTATGTTGCCTTAGCTCACAATAAGTGAATCTGATTGCAATACAACAGAGAATGTACTATACtgaacagaaacattaacaatATCCACCCTTCATCCTCATTTTGGCCTGGACTGGTCAGagatgatggaggaggtgagacAGCAGCAGAATCTGGTTCTAGGCGATGAGCTGGCTGCTCTGCTGGTTCATCCTGGCTGATGATAAAACACTCCTGGACAGCAGTGATGACAGGAGGTTCATCAGCAGGGGTATACAGgggtgaatcatatgctatggcctttgcagtcaccagatctcaacccaattgaacatcTATGGGAgatttggactgatgtgttacaCAGCGTTCTCCACCACCagcatcaaaacaccaaatgagggaatatctttttgaagattAACTTACTCCCTGACATTAAATAACTACTCAGTATGATGTACCACTTAACTTGGGGTGCACAAAAACAGTAActaatgtttaattaattagtAATGAATGAGTAGTTACTGGTTTTGTGCTGCTCAGCAGCTGGTTCAAAGTTAATCAGGAACGACCCATGAAGAAAGTGGTCAGTATGATGATTCACAGATATTCATAAACATATCATGACCTAATGATTCATTAATATAGGATCTCCCAGTCTGTTCTCTAGTAACTCATCTTCTACTATATAGTTCTCCATTAGGAATTATTAGGGAAGTACTCATTAATGATTCATCAATTACCAGGTCGTTCCTGATTCGTTCCTCACTTGTTCCTTAGTAActacacacatttttgtgtACATTATTGTAAAGTATTAAGCTAACgtattttataatataaatatttaatacataTCACTTTTCCCTCTGCTTTATTTATGTGACAGCTATAGTAACTTTGCGTATTTAGATTTTaagaacaaaacatatgatcaagttctaaaataaaatgcattgaACAGTAATAAtattcaaattacatttttacatacagtttttacatttagatTTGTATGTGTAACCCAGTAAAGGTCAGTATGTTGGAACAGGCATTAAACTCCACAACTCATTCAGTTAATTGTCACTTTTATTCCTAGTGTTTAGTTTGAAAGATATTTGAAGAAAATAGCAGAACCTTCAGCTCCCATTCAACAGGAGTCTGTTGAGGCTATCTGAGTCCACACCAGATCGACTGCTGGGATTTGAGTTTAATTGGCAGAGTACTAGCTCTGCACTAGCGGAGTGAACGCCTGCACTCTAACCATCAACTGGACTCTCCAACTACCGTTTGGTGTCGCCCTATTCCAGTTCTTCCAAACATGTTTTCCACCTACTGTCACTAATTGATGAAAAAATGATCCATCATCAGACCACAGGTAAAAACAAACTACTCACTGATAGTAAGTCACAGCTTTAATCTCACAATGTTGGCTTCGACTGTGCCATTACATACAATAGGTtcttttgttgatatttttaagGTGCATGTATACAAATCTGTATTAAAAATGGTGCAAAGCAAAGCACACGTCCACAGTTTAAGAACACCGACTTACATTCGTTctgaatttattaaattattttttttaaaaacgtcACACAGCTGAGAAATAACGAAACACTGAGTTAAAACAAAATGGCAGGCTACAGTTCCAATGAATCTCGAGACATTCAACATAAGTCCTGGGTTAAATTGGCATTCACTCTCCTCGAAAACCGGCAATggtgcaaaaacacaaacagccgACACAGTGGAGGGGGTTTAAGAATCGGCTTGGTGGTGATTTGGTGACTGTTGTTCCCCTGTGTCGAGCCTCTGTCCGCCTCTATTTGGAGCTGGTGTACTTGGTGACGGCCTTGGTGCCCTCGGACACGGCGTGCTTGGCCAGCTCGCCAGGCAGCAGAAGGCGGACAGCGGTCTGGATCTCCCTGGAGGTGATGGTGGAGCGTTTGTTGTAGTGCGCCAGGCGCGACGCTTCTCCTGCGATGCGCTCGAAGATGTCGTTGACAAACGAGTTCATGATGCCCATGGCCTTGGAGGAGATCCCCGTGTCTGGGTGCACCTGCTTCAGCACCTTGTACACATAAATGGCGTAGCTCTCTTTCCTGGTCTTGCGACGCTTTTTGTCTCCTTTCTTCTGGGTTTTGGTCACGGCCTTTTTGGAGCCCTTCTTAGGCGCAGGGGCTGATTTCGCAGGATCAGGCATTTTCGCTTTCGTGCAAACGTCAGGAGGAGAGCAACAAGACACACAGCTCAGGATACCGCCCCATCACCAGTCCCGTACTTATAACGTGGCTGTGTAAATGAGAGTGTGCCATTCCTTCTCTGCGATTGGAGCATCCTTCCCCAGAGGACAGGCATTACCGGAGGACGCGCTGCGCCATTGGCTCGTGCGTTTCAGTTTCACCCGACCAATCGGAGAAGCCTGTGTGGTTTATATTCcttcatgcacacatacattacGTAAAGGTCCAAGCTCGTACGTCCGCCGTGTCTGCACCGTTCCCTCTCGATCACAAACAATTTTTTAACGATCATGTCTGGCAGAGGGAAAACCGGAGGCAAAGCCCGAGCTAAGGCCAAGTCCCGCTCCTC includes the following:
- the hist2h2l gene encoding histone H2B 3, yielding MPDPAKSAPAPKKGSKKAVTKTQKKGDKKRRKTRKESYAIYVYKVLKQVHPDTGISSKAMGIMNSFVNDIFERIAGEASRLAHYNKRSTITSREIQTAVRLLLPGELAKHAVSEGTKAVTKYTSSK